From Nerophis lumbriciformis linkage group LG13, RoL_Nlum_v2.1, whole genome shotgun sequence, one genomic window encodes:
- the gpr45 gene encoding high-affinity lysophosphatidic acid receptor, with protein MAFCNESLLEGCDLMEPDDVVETTKSIPSDPGAPLISVTLRVTLAAVMIFMITIGFLGNSIVCLIVYQKPAMRSAINLLLATLALSDIMLSLLCMPFTAVTLGSGDWSFGRGFCRASIMLYWLFVLEGVSILLIISVDRFLIIVQRQDKLTPHRAKVLIAGSWLLSLCISLPSVVGWRTGAADIGDAWAPQCVLGYSESVADRAYAILLAVAVFFAPFSVMLYSYLCILSTVRHNTLRVHSHASEHSCLPALNQVSKRRLIGLQRHPHIKVDMSFKTRAFTTILILFVGFSACWLPYTVVSLLAVFSRRFYYSPAFYPISIGALWLSYLKTVFNPIIYCWRIRKFREACQEFVPKSCRLCPKVAGRSRRRVRPSNIYVCSETQSAV; from the coding sequence ATGGCTTTTTGCAATGAAAGCCTGCTGGAGGGCTGCGACCTGATGGAGCCGGATGACGTCGTTGAAACCACAAAGAGCATCCCGTCCGACCCGGGGGCGCCTCTCATATCGGTCACGTTGCGCGTGACTCTGGCCGCCGTCATGATCTTCATGATCACCATCGGATTCCTGGGCAACTCCATCGTGTGCTTGATCGTCTACCAGAAGCCGGCCATGCGGTCCGCCATCAACCTCCTCCTCGCCACGTTGGCCTTGTCGGACATCATGCTGTCGCTCCTGTGCATGCCCTTCACCGCCGTCACGCTAGGGAGCGGCGACTGGAGTTTCGGGAGAGGATTCTGTCGTGCCTCCATCATGCTCTACTGGCTCTTTGTCTTGGAGGGCGTGTCCATACTCCTCATCATCAGCGTGGACCGCTTTCTCATCATCGTACAGCGCCAGGACAAGTTGACGCCGCACAGAGCAAAGGTCTTGATCGCAGGTTCGTGGTTGTTAAGTTTATGCATCTCTTTACCGTCCGTCGTGGGCTGGAGGACAGGCGCTGCAGACATAGGGGATGCCTGGGCGCCGCAGTGCGTGCTGGGTTACAGTGAGTCCGTGGCTGACCGGGCCTATGCCATCCTCTTGGCGGTTGCGGTCTTCTTCGCCCCCTTTTCCGTCATGCTCTACTCTTACTTGTGCATCCTTAGCACAGTTCGCCACAACACCCTGCGCGTCCACAGCCACGCCAGCGAGCACTCCTGCCTGCCGGCCCTCAACCAAGTCAGCAAACGGAGGCTCATCGGGCTGCAGAGACACCCCCACATTAAAGTGGACATGAGCTTCAAAACCAGGGCCTTCACCACCATCCTCATCCTCTTCGTGGGCTTCTCAGCATGCTGGCTGCCATACACCGTGGTGAGCCTGCTGGCCGTCTTCAGCCGCCGCTTCTACTACAGCCCGGCCTTCTACCCCATCAGCATAGGTGCCCTGTGGCTCAGCTACCTGAAGACGGTTTTCAATCCCATCATCTACTGCTGGAGGATCCGAAAGTTCCGGGAGGCGTGTCAGGAATTTGTCCCGAAAAGCTGCCGTCTGTGTCCAAAAGTGGCAGGACGGAGCCGAAGGAGGGTGCGACCAAGCAACATTTACGTCTGCAGCGAGACGCAGTCGGCAGTGTGA